From Oncorhynchus masou masou isolate Uvic2021 chromosome 7, UVic_Omas_1.1, whole genome shotgun sequence, one genomic window encodes:
- the LOC135543297 gene encoding target of Nesh-SH3-like isoform X4, with amino-acid sequence MKVRINATGDTIVMKFVRPNPDTKLEGYILGYGSSMFSKQFIQLPENGEPYETEIDAEPKYLVAVQPIPSNDVKKQCTGKVNLEKPLHLVIGSVTPTSVLLSWGTFLKTPYEAGNIMNDCLEDGHYTVRYRERNRKWIYQTCPTSDTVVDNLKPDTPYEFGVRSNKDERSGIWSKPVIHKTNMGAGLDKSVQKLYKHRTPIVKPMKPPMSRALFPPRPAIHNKTQPRIPLTKNQGFPGAPKTSFAPPERHLEARPDPRANEPQWPQFPLDGGNSIRNASSHLVDLPPAPPQLLPTKTPSTSSATPVLNNPSPPGEKQQGKTQPRGPTSATVKTHNPSSALSESQKGASLLTPTLGSEKANNNNLGQGSQRNLKPHGPAITLIGRTMKSPAATNPLFPFTDGSRQDTPSSSSSLLRRANNSSQTSRTPGANGKHHKGTGLPKPVVWNRLRMGSRPSIPVNKKTNLVGKPGDMNKLNVLKQTDKASILKKFPSVTTKPAKQDRRHTTTTAPSANDIWFETWENSSLFSSLPASDVDALGKKRFVAPHVVYKTDKKPDEPCSITTSLSYFPEEEGGETNVTAPPKSPPYNLTVVTVEGCPSFIILDWEKTDNDTTEYEVISTTKGPDGTQVSILTTNQTHTAVENLKPESSYEFKVKPKNELGEGPPSEPVSFNTESADPRVSENVSGKDAIWTQFPFKTDSYSECNGKQYVKRTWYRKFVGIQLCNSLRYKIYLSDSLNGKFYNIGDQTGHGEDHCQFVDSFLDGRTGNQVRADQLPAREGYYRAMRQEPVNFGQIGGNSHVTYVPWYECGTAIPGKW; translated from the exons ATGAAGGTTCGCATCAACGCTACGGGCGACACCATCGTGATGAAGTTTGTCCGTCCCAACCCTGACACCAAGCTGGAGGGCTACATCCTGGGCTACGGCAGCAGCATGTTCTCTAAACAGTTCATCCAGCTGCCTGAGAATGGAGAGCCCTACGAGACTGAGATAG ACGCTGAACCCAAGTATCTTGTTGCTGTCCAGCCAATCCCGAGCAACGACGTAAAGAAACAATGCACAG GAAAGGTCAACCTGGAGAAGCCACTCCACCTGGTTATTGGCTCCGTCACCCCAACctctgtgctgctgtcctggggaaCCTTCCTGAAGACGCCCTACGAAGCAGGCAACATCATGAACGACTGTTTGGAAGACGG ACACTACACCGTCCGctacagggagaggaacaggaagtGGATCTACCAGACCTGCCCCACCAGCGACACTGTGGTTGACAACCTGAAGCCCGACACCCCATATGAGTTTGGGGTCCGCTCCAACAAAGACGAACGCAGCGGAATCTGGAGCAAGCCTGTCATTCACAAAACCAACATGGgtgcagggttgg ACAAAAGCGTCCAGAAACTCTACAAGCACCGGACCCCTATTGTGAAGCCAATG AAACCACCCATGTCCCGTGCACTTTTCCCACCTCGTCCAG CTATTCACAATAAGACTCAGCCTAGAATCCCTCTGACCAAAAACCAAGGTTTCCCAGGAGCTCCCAAGACATCTTTTG CACCACCAGAGAGACACCTGGAAGCTAGGCCTGACCCCCGCGCCAATGAGCCTCAATGGCCACAGTTCCCACTGG ACGGAGGAAACAGTATTAGAAATGCTTCCTCTCATCTCGTGGACCTCCCTCCTGCCCCCCCCCAACTCCTGCCCACCAAAACCCCCAGTACCTCCTCTGCCACCCCTGTCCTTAACAACCCCTCTCCACCCGGTGAAAAGCAACAGGGAAAGACCCAACCCAGGGGACCTACTAGCGCCACAGTGAAGACACATAACCCTTCCTCTG CTCTCAGCGAATCACAGAAAGGAGCATCACTGCTAACCCCCACCCTGGGCAGTGAGAAAGCCAATAATAACAACTTGG GTCAAGGCAGCCAGAGAAATTTGAAACCCCATGGCCCGGCCATCACACTGATAGGCAGGACCATGAAGTCTCCTGCTGCCACAaaccctctctttcccttcacTGATGGCTCAAGACAAGataccccttcctcttcctcatcccttcTTCGTAGGGCTAATAACTCATCACAGACCTCCAGGACACCAGGGG CCAATGGTAAGCATCACAAAGGAACCGGCCTCCCCAAACCAGTCGTTTGGAACAGACTGAGAATGG GATCTCGTCCGTCCATTCCTGTCAACAAAAAGACCAACCTGGTTGGCAAACCTGGTGATATGA ACAAGCTGAATGTCTTGAAGCAAACAGACAAGGCCTCCATTTTGAAGAAGTTTCCATCAGTGACGACTAAACCTGCCAAGCAAGACCGCAGACACACAACAACGACTGCACCATCAGCCAACG ACATCTGGTTTGAAACCTGGGAGAACTCCTCATTATTCAGCTCCCTACCAGCCTCTGACGTGGATGCATTGGGAAAGAAACGTTTCGTTG CACCCCATGTAGTCTACAAGACAGACAAGAAACCAGACGAGCCTTGTTCCATCACCACCTCTCTCAGCTACTTCCCAGAGGAGGAGGGCGGGGAGACAAACGTGACAGCCCCGCCCAAGTCTCCGCCCTACAACCTCACCGTGGTAACGGTGGAGGGATGCCCCTCCTTCATCATTCTCGACTGGGAAAAGACAGACAACGACACCACAG AATATGAGGTAATCTCCACGACGAAGGGACCAGATGGTACTCAGGTCTCCATCCTGACCACCAACCAGACTCACACTGCAGTAGAGAACCTCAAACCCGAGAGCAG CTACGAGTTCAAGGTGAAACCCAAGAACGAGCTTGGAGAGGGGCCACCCAGTGAGCCTGTGTCCTTCAACACTGAATCAG CTGACCCACGTGTGAGTGAGAATGTCTCAG GAAAAGATGCCATCTGGACCCAGTTCCCCTTTAAGACAGACTCATACTCGGAGTGCAATGGCAAGCAGTACGTAAAAAGGACCTGGTACCGCAAGTTTGTGGGCATCCAGCTCTGCAACTCCCTCCGATACAAGATATATCTGAGTGATTCTCTCAACG GTAAATTTTACAACATTGGGGACCAGACTGGCCATGGTGAGGACCACTGTCAGTTTGTAGACTCGTTCCTGGATGGGAGGACAGGAAACCAAGTCAGGGCTGACCAGCTGCCAGCAAGAGAAG ggtattacagagcTATGAGACAAGAGCCTGTCAACTTTGGTCAGATAGGAGGGAACTCTCACGTCACCTACGTGCCATGGTATGAGTGTGGAACGGCCATTCCTGGCAAATGGTAG
- the LOC135543297 gene encoding target of Nesh-SH3-like isoform X2 — MKVRINATGDTIVMKFVRPNPDTKLEGYILGYGSSMFSKQFIQLPENGEPYETEIDAEPKYLVAVQPIPSNDVKKQCTGKVNLEKPLHLVIGSVTPTSVLLSWGTFLKTPYEAGNIMNDCLEDGHYTVRYRERNRKWIYQTCPTSDTVVDNLKPDTPYEFGVRSNKDERSGIWSKPVIHKTNMGAGLDKSVQKLYKHRTPIVKPMKPPMSRALFPPRPAIHNKTQPRIPLTKNQGFPGAPKTSFDGGNSIRNASSHLVDLPPAPPQLLPTKTPSTSSATPVLNNPSPPGEKQQGKTQPRGPTSATVKTHNPSSALSESQKGASLLTPTLGSEKANNNNLGQGSQRNLKPHGPAITLIGRTMKSPAATNPLFPFTDGSRQDTPSSSSSLLRRANNSSQTSRTPGANGKHHKGTGLPKPVVWNRLRMANTNNSLLEDINPDVLGRSGLSSIEDQFYGSRPSIPVNKKTNLVGKPGDMNKLNVLKQTDKASILKKFPSVTTKPAKQDRRHTTTTAPSANDIWFETWENSSLFSSLPASDVDALGKKRFVAPHVVYKTDKKPDEPCSITTSLSYFPEEEGGETNVTAPPKSPPYNLTVVTVEGCPSFIILDWEKTDNDTTEYEVISTTKGPDGTQVSILTTNQTHTAVENLKPESSYEFKVKPKNELGEGPPSEPVSFNTESADPRVSENVSGKDAIWTQFPFKTDSYSECNGKQYVKRTWYRKFVGIQLCNSLRYKIYLSDSLNGKFYNIGDQTGHGEDHCQFVDSFLDGRTGNQVRADQLPAREGYYRAMRQEPVNFGQIGGNSHVTYVPWYECGTAIPGKW, encoded by the exons ATGAAGGTTCGCATCAACGCTACGGGCGACACCATCGTGATGAAGTTTGTCCGTCCCAACCCTGACACCAAGCTGGAGGGCTACATCCTGGGCTACGGCAGCAGCATGTTCTCTAAACAGTTCATCCAGCTGCCTGAGAATGGAGAGCCCTACGAGACTGAGATAG ACGCTGAACCCAAGTATCTTGTTGCTGTCCAGCCAATCCCGAGCAACGACGTAAAGAAACAATGCACAG GAAAGGTCAACCTGGAGAAGCCACTCCACCTGGTTATTGGCTCCGTCACCCCAACctctgtgctgctgtcctggggaaCCTTCCTGAAGACGCCCTACGAAGCAGGCAACATCATGAACGACTGTTTGGAAGACGG ACACTACACCGTCCGctacagggagaggaacaggaagtGGATCTACCAGACCTGCCCCACCAGCGACACTGTGGTTGACAACCTGAAGCCCGACACCCCATATGAGTTTGGGGTCCGCTCCAACAAAGACGAACGCAGCGGAATCTGGAGCAAGCCTGTCATTCACAAAACCAACATGGgtgcagggttgg ACAAAAGCGTCCAGAAACTCTACAAGCACCGGACCCCTATTGTGAAGCCAATG AAACCACCCATGTCCCGTGCACTTTTCCCACCTCGTCCAG CTATTCACAATAAGACTCAGCCTAGAATCCCTCTGACCAAAAACCAAGGTTTCCCAGGAGCTCCCAAGACATCTTTTG ACGGAGGAAACAGTATTAGAAATGCTTCCTCTCATCTCGTGGACCTCCCTCCTGCCCCCCCCCAACTCCTGCCCACCAAAACCCCCAGTACCTCCTCTGCCACCCCTGTCCTTAACAACCCCTCTCCACCCGGTGAAAAGCAACAGGGAAAGACCCAACCCAGGGGACCTACTAGCGCCACAGTGAAGACACATAACCCTTCCTCTG CTCTCAGCGAATCACAGAAAGGAGCATCACTGCTAACCCCCACCCTGGGCAGTGAGAAAGCCAATAATAACAACTTGG GTCAAGGCAGCCAGAGAAATTTGAAACCCCATGGCCCGGCCATCACACTGATAGGCAGGACCATGAAGTCTCCTGCTGCCACAaaccctctctttcccttcacTGATGGCTCAAGACAAGataccccttcctcttcctcatcccttcTTCGTAGGGCTAATAACTCATCACAGACCTCCAGGACACCAGGGG CCAATGGTAAGCATCACAAAGGAACCGGCCTCCCCAAACCAGTCGTTTGGAACAGACTGAGAATGG CAAACACAAACAACTCGCTGTTGGAGGACATAAACCCTGACGTTTTGGGCCGTTCAGGCTTATCTTCCATTGAGGACCAGTTCTATG GATCTCGTCCGTCCATTCCTGTCAACAAAAAGACCAACCTGGTTGGCAAACCTGGTGATATGA ACAAGCTGAATGTCTTGAAGCAAACAGACAAGGCCTCCATTTTGAAGAAGTTTCCATCAGTGACGACTAAACCTGCCAAGCAAGACCGCAGACACACAACAACGACTGCACCATCAGCCAACG ACATCTGGTTTGAAACCTGGGAGAACTCCTCATTATTCAGCTCCCTACCAGCCTCTGACGTGGATGCATTGGGAAAGAAACGTTTCGTTG CACCCCATGTAGTCTACAAGACAGACAAGAAACCAGACGAGCCTTGTTCCATCACCACCTCTCTCAGCTACTTCCCAGAGGAGGAGGGCGGGGAGACAAACGTGACAGCCCCGCCCAAGTCTCCGCCCTACAACCTCACCGTGGTAACGGTGGAGGGATGCCCCTCCTTCATCATTCTCGACTGGGAAAAGACAGACAACGACACCACAG AATATGAGGTAATCTCCACGACGAAGGGACCAGATGGTACTCAGGTCTCCATCCTGACCACCAACCAGACTCACACTGCAGTAGAGAACCTCAAACCCGAGAGCAG CTACGAGTTCAAGGTGAAACCCAAGAACGAGCTTGGAGAGGGGCCACCCAGTGAGCCTGTGTCCTTCAACACTGAATCAG CTGACCCACGTGTGAGTGAGAATGTCTCAG GAAAAGATGCCATCTGGACCCAGTTCCCCTTTAAGACAGACTCATACTCGGAGTGCAATGGCAAGCAGTACGTAAAAAGGACCTGGTACCGCAAGTTTGTGGGCATCCAGCTCTGCAACTCCCTCCGATACAAGATATATCTGAGTGATTCTCTCAACG GTAAATTTTACAACATTGGGGACCAGACTGGCCATGGTGAGGACCACTGTCAGTTTGTAGACTCGTTCCTGGATGGGAGGACAGGAAACCAAGTCAGGGCTGACCAGCTGCCAGCAAGAGAAG ggtattacagagcTATGAGACAAGAGCCTGTCAACTTTGGTCAGATAGGAGGGAACTCTCACGTCACCTACGTGCCATGGTATGAGTGTGGAACGGCCATTCCTGGCAAATGGTAG
- the LOC135543297 gene encoding target of Nesh-SH3-like isoform X6 codes for MKVRINATGDTIVMKFVRPNPDTKLEGYILGYGSSMFSKQFIQLPENGEPYETEIDAEPKYLVAVQPIPSNDVKKQCTGKVNLEKPLHLVIGSVTPTSVLLSWGTFLKTPYEAGNIMNDCLEDGHYTVRYRERNRKWIYQTCPTSDTVVDNLKPDTPYEFGVRSNKDERSGIWSKPVIHKTNMGAGLDKSVQKLYKHRTPIVKPMKPPMSRALFPPRPAIHNKTQPRIPLTKNQGFPGAPKTSFGQGSQRNLKPHGPAITLIGRTMKSPAATNPLFPFTDGSRQDTPSSSSSLLRRANNSSQTSRTPGANGKHHKGTGLPKPVVWNRLRMANTNNSLLEDINPDVLGRSGLSSIEDQFYGSRPSIPVNKKTNLVGKPGDMNKLNVLKQTDKASILKKFPSVTTKPAKQDRRHTTTTAPSANDIWFETWENSSLFSSLPASDVDALGKKRFVAPHVVYKTDKKPDEPCSITTSLSYFPEEEGGETNVTAPPKSPPYNLTVVTVEGCPSFIILDWEKTDNDTTEYEVISTTKGPDGTQVSILTTNQTHTAVENLKPESSYEFKVKPKNELGEGPPSEPVSFNTESADPRVSENVSGKDAIWTQFPFKTDSYSECNGKQYVKRTWYRKFVGIQLCNSLRYKIYLSDSLNGKFYNIGDQTGHGEDHCQFVDSFLDGRTGNQVRADQLPAREGYYRAMRQEPVNFGQIGGNSHVTYVPWYECGTAIPGKW; via the exons ATGAAGGTTCGCATCAACGCTACGGGCGACACCATCGTGATGAAGTTTGTCCGTCCCAACCCTGACACCAAGCTGGAGGGCTACATCCTGGGCTACGGCAGCAGCATGTTCTCTAAACAGTTCATCCAGCTGCCTGAGAATGGAGAGCCCTACGAGACTGAGATAG ACGCTGAACCCAAGTATCTTGTTGCTGTCCAGCCAATCCCGAGCAACGACGTAAAGAAACAATGCACAG GAAAGGTCAACCTGGAGAAGCCACTCCACCTGGTTATTGGCTCCGTCACCCCAACctctgtgctgctgtcctggggaaCCTTCCTGAAGACGCCCTACGAAGCAGGCAACATCATGAACGACTGTTTGGAAGACGG ACACTACACCGTCCGctacagggagaggaacaggaagtGGATCTACCAGACCTGCCCCACCAGCGACACTGTGGTTGACAACCTGAAGCCCGACACCCCATATGAGTTTGGGGTCCGCTCCAACAAAGACGAACGCAGCGGAATCTGGAGCAAGCCTGTCATTCACAAAACCAACATGGgtgcagggttgg ACAAAAGCGTCCAGAAACTCTACAAGCACCGGACCCCTATTGTGAAGCCAATG AAACCACCCATGTCCCGTGCACTTTTCCCACCTCGTCCAG CTATTCACAATAAGACTCAGCCTAGAATCCCTCTGACCAAAAACCAAGGTTTCCCAGGAGCTCCCAAGACATCTTTTG GTCAAGGCAGCCAGAGAAATTTGAAACCCCATGGCCCGGCCATCACACTGATAGGCAGGACCATGAAGTCTCCTGCTGCCACAaaccctctctttcccttcacTGATGGCTCAAGACAAGataccccttcctcttcctcatcccttcTTCGTAGGGCTAATAACTCATCACAGACCTCCAGGACACCAGGGG CCAATGGTAAGCATCACAAAGGAACCGGCCTCCCCAAACCAGTCGTTTGGAACAGACTGAGAATGG CAAACACAAACAACTCGCTGTTGGAGGACATAAACCCTGACGTTTTGGGCCGTTCAGGCTTATCTTCCATTGAGGACCAGTTCTATG GATCTCGTCCGTCCATTCCTGTCAACAAAAAGACCAACCTGGTTGGCAAACCTGGTGATATGA ACAAGCTGAATGTCTTGAAGCAAACAGACAAGGCCTCCATTTTGAAGAAGTTTCCATCAGTGACGACTAAACCTGCCAAGCAAGACCGCAGACACACAACAACGACTGCACCATCAGCCAACG ACATCTGGTTTGAAACCTGGGAGAACTCCTCATTATTCAGCTCCCTACCAGCCTCTGACGTGGATGCATTGGGAAAGAAACGTTTCGTTG CACCCCATGTAGTCTACAAGACAGACAAGAAACCAGACGAGCCTTGTTCCATCACCACCTCTCTCAGCTACTTCCCAGAGGAGGAGGGCGGGGAGACAAACGTGACAGCCCCGCCCAAGTCTCCGCCCTACAACCTCACCGTGGTAACGGTGGAGGGATGCCCCTCCTTCATCATTCTCGACTGGGAAAAGACAGACAACGACACCACAG AATATGAGGTAATCTCCACGACGAAGGGACCAGATGGTACTCAGGTCTCCATCCTGACCACCAACCAGACTCACACTGCAGTAGAGAACCTCAAACCCGAGAGCAG CTACGAGTTCAAGGTGAAACCCAAGAACGAGCTTGGAGAGGGGCCACCCAGTGAGCCTGTGTCCTTCAACACTGAATCAG CTGACCCACGTGTGAGTGAGAATGTCTCAG GAAAAGATGCCATCTGGACCCAGTTCCCCTTTAAGACAGACTCATACTCGGAGTGCAATGGCAAGCAGTACGTAAAAAGGACCTGGTACCGCAAGTTTGTGGGCATCCAGCTCTGCAACTCCCTCCGATACAAGATATATCTGAGTGATTCTCTCAACG GTAAATTTTACAACATTGGGGACCAGACTGGCCATGGTGAGGACCACTGTCAGTTTGTAGACTCGTTCCTGGATGGGAGGACAGGAAACCAAGTCAGGGCTGACCAGCTGCCAGCAAGAGAAG ggtattacagagcTATGAGACAAGAGCCTGTCAACTTTGGTCAGATAGGAGGGAACTCTCACGTCACCTACGTGCCATGGTATGAGTGTGGAACGGCCATTCCTGGCAAATGGTAG
- the LOC135543297 gene encoding target of Nesh-SH3-like isoform X1 — MKVRINATGDTIVMKFVRPNPDTKLEGYILGYGSSMFSKQFIQLPENGEPYETEIDAEPKYLVAVQPIPSNDVKKQCTGKVNLEKPLHLVIGSVTPTSVLLSWGTFLKTPYEAGNIMNDCLEDGHYTVRYRERNRKWIYQTCPTSDTVVDNLKPDTPYEFGVRSNKDERSGIWSKPVIHKTNMGAGLDKSVQKLYKHRTPIVKPMKPPMSRALFPPRPAIHNKTQPRIPLTKNQGFPGAPKTSFAPPERHLEARPDPRANEPQWPQFPLDGGNSIRNASSHLVDLPPAPPQLLPTKTPSTSSATPVLNNPSPPGEKQQGKTQPRGPTSATVKTHNPSSALSESQKGASLLTPTLGSEKANNNNLGQGSQRNLKPHGPAITLIGRTMKSPAATNPLFPFTDGSRQDTPSSSSSLLRRANNSSQTSRTPGANGKHHKGTGLPKPVVWNRLRMANTNNSLLEDINPDVLGRSGLSSIEDQFYGSRPSIPVNKKTNLVGKPGDMNKLNVLKQTDKASILKKFPSVTTKPAKQDRRHTTTTAPSANDIWFETWENSSLFSSLPASDVDALGKKRFVAPHVVYKTDKKPDEPCSITTSLSYFPEEEGGETNVTAPPKSPPYNLTVVTVEGCPSFIILDWEKTDNDTTEYEVISTTKGPDGTQVSILTTNQTHTAVENLKPESSYEFKVKPKNELGEGPPSEPVSFNTESADPRVSENVSGKDAIWTQFPFKTDSYSECNGKQYVKRTWYRKFVGIQLCNSLRYKIYLSDSLNGKFYNIGDQTGHGEDHCQFVDSFLDGRTGNQVRADQLPAREGYYRAMRQEPVNFGQIGGNSHVTYVPWYECGTAIPGKW; from the exons ATGAAGGTTCGCATCAACGCTACGGGCGACACCATCGTGATGAAGTTTGTCCGTCCCAACCCTGACACCAAGCTGGAGGGCTACATCCTGGGCTACGGCAGCAGCATGTTCTCTAAACAGTTCATCCAGCTGCCTGAGAATGGAGAGCCCTACGAGACTGAGATAG ACGCTGAACCCAAGTATCTTGTTGCTGTCCAGCCAATCCCGAGCAACGACGTAAAGAAACAATGCACAG GAAAGGTCAACCTGGAGAAGCCACTCCACCTGGTTATTGGCTCCGTCACCCCAACctctgtgctgctgtcctggggaaCCTTCCTGAAGACGCCCTACGAAGCAGGCAACATCATGAACGACTGTTTGGAAGACGG ACACTACACCGTCCGctacagggagaggaacaggaagtGGATCTACCAGACCTGCCCCACCAGCGACACTGTGGTTGACAACCTGAAGCCCGACACCCCATATGAGTTTGGGGTCCGCTCCAACAAAGACGAACGCAGCGGAATCTGGAGCAAGCCTGTCATTCACAAAACCAACATGGgtgcagggttgg ACAAAAGCGTCCAGAAACTCTACAAGCACCGGACCCCTATTGTGAAGCCAATG AAACCACCCATGTCCCGTGCACTTTTCCCACCTCGTCCAG CTATTCACAATAAGACTCAGCCTAGAATCCCTCTGACCAAAAACCAAGGTTTCCCAGGAGCTCCCAAGACATCTTTTG CACCACCAGAGAGACACCTGGAAGCTAGGCCTGACCCCCGCGCCAATGAGCCTCAATGGCCACAGTTCCCACTGG ACGGAGGAAACAGTATTAGAAATGCTTCCTCTCATCTCGTGGACCTCCCTCCTGCCCCCCCCCAACTCCTGCCCACCAAAACCCCCAGTACCTCCTCTGCCACCCCTGTCCTTAACAACCCCTCTCCACCCGGTGAAAAGCAACAGGGAAAGACCCAACCCAGGGGACCTACTAGCGCCACAGTGAAGACACATAACCCTTCCTCTG CTCTCAGCGAATCACAGAAAGGAGCATCACTGCTAACCCCCACCCTGGGCAGTGAGAAAGCCAATAATAACAACTTGG GTCAAGGCAGCCAGAGAAATTTGAAACCCCATGGCCCGGCCATCACACTGATAGGCAGGACCATGAAGTCTCCTGCTGCCACAaaccctctctttcccttcacTGATGGCTCAAGACAAGataccccttcctcttcctcatcccttcTTCGTAGGGCTAATAACTCATCACAGACCTCCAGGACACCAGGGG CCAATGGTAAGCATCACAAAGGAACCGGCCTCCCCAAACCAGTCGTTTGGAACAGACTGAGAATGG CAAACACAAACAACTCGCTGTTGGAGGACATAAACCCTGACGTTTTGGGCCGTTCAGGCTTATCTTCCATTGAGGACCAGTTCTATG GATCTCGTCCGTCCATTCCTGTCAACAAAAAGACCAACCTGGTTGGCAAACCTGGTGATATGA ACAAGCTGAATGTCTTGAAGCAAACAGACAAGGCCTCCATTTTGAAGAAGTTTCCATCAGTGACGACTAAACCTGCCAAGCAAGACCGCAGACACACAACAACGACTGCACCATCAGCCAACG ACATCTGGTTTGAAACCTGGGAGAACTCCTCATTATTCAGCTCCCTACCAGCCTCTGACGTGGATGCATTGGGAAAGAAACGTTTCGTTG CACCCCATGTAGTCTACAAGACAGACAAGAAACCAGACGAGCCTTGTTCCATCACCACCTCTCTCAGCTACTTCCCAGAGGAGGAGGGCGGGGAGACAAACGTGACAGCCCCGCCCAAGTCTCCGCCCTACAACCTCACCGTGGTAACGGTGGAGGGATGCCCCTCCTTCATCATTCTCGACTGGGAAAAGACAGACAACGACACCACAG AATATGAGGTAATCTCCACGACGAAGGGACCAGATGGTACTCAGGTCTCCATCCTGACCACCAACCAGACTCACACTGCAGTAGAGAACCTCAAACCCGAGAGCAG CTACGAGTTCAAGGTGAAACCCAAGAACGAGCTTGGAGAGGGGCCACCCAGTGAGCCTGTGTCCTTCAACACTGAATCAG CTGACCCACGTGTGAGTGAGAATGTCTCAG GAAAAGATGCCATCTGGACCCAGTTCCCCTTTAAGACAGACTCATACTCGGAGTGCAATGGCAAGCAGTACGTAAAAAGGACCTGGTACCGCAAGTTTGTGGGCATCCAGCTCTGCAACTCCCTCCGATACAAGATATATCTGAGTGATTCTCTCAACG GTAAATTTTACAACATTGGGGACCAGACTGGCCATGGTGAGGACCACTGTCAGTTTGTAGACTCGTTCCTGGATGGGAGGACAGGAAACCAAGTCAGGGCTGACCAGCTGCCAGCAAGAGAAG ggtattacagagcTATGAGACAAGAGCCTGTCAACTTTGGTCAGATAGGAGGGAACTCTCACGTCACCTACGTGCCATGGTATGAGTGTGGAACGGCCATTCCTGGCAAATGGTAG